A single Pseudomonas sp. DC1.2 DNA region contains:
- a CDS encoding SDR family NAD(P)-dependent oxidoreductase, translated as MQIEHKTFLVTGGASGLGAATAEMLVAAGANVMLVDMNADAVTAQALRLGAHSVVADISNEAAAEAAVQATVKAFGGLNGLINCAGIVRGEKILGKNGPHALASFSQVINVNLIGSFNMLRLAAAAIAETQANEDGERGVIINTASVAAFDGQIGQAAYAASKGAIAALTLPAARELARFGIRVMTIAPGIFETPMMAGMTPQVRESLAAGVPFPPRLGKPGEYAALVRHIIENSMLNGEVIRLDGALRMAAQ; from the coding sequence ATGCAGATCGAACACAAGACTTTTCTCGTTACCGGCGGTGCGTCCGGCCTCGGTGCTGCGACCGCTGAAATGCTGGTGGCGGCCGGTGCCAACGTGATGCTGGTGGACATGAATGCCGACGCTGTGACGGCTCAGGCGCTGCGATTGGGCGCGCACAGTGTCGTGGCCGACATCAGCAACGAAGCGGCGGCCGAAGCAGCGGTCCAGGCAACCGTCAAAGCGTTCGGCGGCCTCAATGGCTTGATCAACTGCGCGGGCATCGTCCGTGGCGAGAAAATCCTCGGCAAGAACGGTCCCCATGCATTGGCCAGCTTCAGTCAGGTGATCAACGTCAACCTGATCGGCAGCTTCAATATGTTGCGCCTGGCGGCGGCGGCGATTGCCGAAACCCAAGCCAATGAAGACGGCGAGCGAGGCGTCATTATCAACACCGCCTCGGTCGCGGCCTTCGACGGGCAGATTGGCCAGGCCGCGTATGCCGCCTCCAAAGGCGCCATCGCCGCCCTGACCTTGCCCGCCGCCCGTGAATTGGCGCGATTCGGCATCCGCGTGATGACCATTGCCCCCGGTATTTTTGAAACCCCGATGATGGCCGGCATGACCCCGCAAGTCCGCGAGTCGCTGGCCGCGGGCGTACCGTTTCCGCCCCGTCTGGGTAAACCGGGCGAGTACGCCGCACTGGTCAGGCATATCATCGAAAACAGCATGCTCAACGGCGAGGTGATCCGTCTCGACGGCGCCTTGCGTATGGCCGCCCAGTAA
- a CDS encoding acetyl-CoA C-acyltransferase, giving the protein MTIANDPIVIVSAVRTPMGGFQGELKSLSAPQLGAAAIRAAVDRAGVAPDAVDEVLFGCVLAAGLGQAPARQAALGAGLDKSTRCTTLNKMCGSGMEATLLAHDMLIAGSADVVVAGGMESMSNAPYLLDRARSGYRMGHGRVLDHMFLDGLEDAYDKGRLMGTFAEDCAEANGFTREAQDAFAIASTTRAQHAIKDGSFKAEIVPLTVTVGKEQVLISNDEQPPKAKLDKIASLKPAFREGGTVTAANSSSISDGAAALVLMRRSHAEKNGLKPLAVIHGHAAFADTPGLFPVAPVGAITQLMKKTGWSLADVELFEINEAFAVVSLVTMSKLDIPHAKVNVHGGACALGHPIGASGARILVTLLSALRQKGLKRGVAAICIGGGEATAMAVECLY; this is encoded by the coding sequence ATGACCATTGCCAACGATCCGATTGTTATCGTCAGTGCCGTCCGCACCCCGATGGGCGGTTTTCAGGGTGAGTTGAAAAGCCTGAGTGCGCCGCAACTGGGCGCTGCCGCGATTCGCGCCGCGGTCGACAGGGCCGGTGTGGCGCCGGATGCGGTAGACGAAGTGTTGTTCGGCTGCGTCCTGGCGGCGGGCCTCGGCCAGGCCCCGGCGCGCCAGGCCGCACTGGGCGCTGGGCTGGATAAGTCGACCCGTTGCACGACCCTGAACAAGATGTGCGGTTCGGGCATGGAAGCGACCCTCCTGGCCCACGACATGCTGATTGCCGGTAGCGCCGACGTAGTGGTCGCCGGGGGCATGGAGAGCATGTCCAACGCACCTTATCTGCTGGACCGTGCCCGCAGCGGTTACCGCATGGGCCACGGCCGGGTGCTCGATCACATGTTTCTTGACGGTCTTGAAGACGCTTACGACAAAGGTCGCCTGATGGGCACTTTTGCTGAAGATTGTGCCGAGGCCAATGGCTTTACCCGTGAAGCACAGGATGCGTTCGCCATTGCATCGACGACGCGCGCGCAACACGCGATCAAGGACGGCAGCTTCAAGGCCGAAATCGTGCCGTTGACGGTTACCGTCGGCAAAGAACAGGTGCTGATCAGCAACGATGAACAGCCACCGAAAGCCAAGCTCGACAAGATTGCCTCGCTAAAACCAGCGTTCCGCGAGGGCGGTACCGTGACGGCGGCAAACTCCAGTTCGATCTCCGACGGCGCAGCCGCGTTGGTGCTGATGCGTCGTTCGCACGCCGAAAAAAATGGCCTCAAACCGTTGGCCGTTATCCATGGCCACGCAGCATTTGCTGATACTCCGGGCCTGTTCCCGGTGGCACCCGTGGGGGCGATCACACAGCTGATGAAAAAAACCGGCTGGTCGTTGGCTGATGTCGAGTTGTTTGAAATCAACGAAGCGTTCGCCGTGGTCAGTTTGGTGACCATGAGCAAGCTGGACATTCCCCACGCTAAGGTCAACGTCCACGGCGGCGCGTGCGCCTTGGGCCATCCGATCGGTGCATCAGGCGCGCGAATTCTGGTGACC